One region of Coregonus clupeaformis isolate EN_2021a chromosome 31, ASM2061545v1, whole genome shotgun sequence genomic DNA includes:
- the LOC121547511 gene encoding E3 SUMO-protein ligase ZBED1 — MSKRSAVWQHFIVVKDDAKKVECKLCKQRFAYHSSTTNMTYHLKAAHPQYSTSTSTASSGLTQTTLDQKSPISEKRKREITDGIVDFIALDMRPVNLIEGVGFKDMMKILEPGYTVPKRETVMHALTAKYENTKEKVLESIKNSQAVSFTTDMWTSLRMESYMTVTANFITEAWGLQCLVLETKQMEENHTAATIAQRLGEVADKYEIPGCKRVAVVHDNAANMILCADILGREEKWAGVKGIRCAGHTLQLCINATLNQDPICRTVAAARHLVAHFKKRAKARKGLKEKQKQQKVVEHVLIQDVSMLWNSSQTMLARLIEQRWPVTAVLSDPNYTGKNERNLDLTTAQWNIAEDISNVLKPIVTLTELQSEEENASLSATIPMLTNLKRRHLAAVEDDSPTTKSLKTRLVEESDKRWQLKDQLFESSLYVQAAVVDPRFKLLSFLDDAKRDVAYINVSQLADRLSAEGDRDSSTSTDEEEVPAPKRKKTDKEREIDMLMCGDGEKEDQGDSKKEVKYYLQDRTKVDAGPLAWWGKNEDRYPKLARAAKYLLSIPATSTPSERIFSKAGFIFNKTRSSLLPENVDKLVFLSHNLKRLRK, encoded by the exons ATGTCGAAAAGGTCTGCAGTATGGCAGCATTTCATTGTAGTAAAGGATGACGCCAAAAAAGTGGAATGCAAACTCTGCAAACAGCGGTTTGCTTACCATAGTTCGACAACGAATATGACATACCACTTGAAAGCA GCGCATCCCCAGTACAGCACGAGCACCTCCACTGCTAGCTCAGGTTTAACCCAAACCACcttggaccagaagtccccaatctcagaaaaaagaaagagagagataaccgATGGTATCGTGGACTTCATTGCCTTGGACATGAGGCCCGTTAACCTGATAGAGGGCGTGGGATTTAAGGATATGATGAAAATCCTGGAGCCTGGTTACACCGTTCCCAAGAGAGAGACTGTTATGCATGCTCTGACAGCGAAATATGAGAACACAAAAGAGAAGGTTTTGGAGTCTATCAAAAACAGCCAGGCAGTAAGTTTTACAACCGACATGTGGACCTCACTGAGAATGGAGTCTTACATGACCGTAACTGCCAATTTCATTACGGAGGCCTGGGGACTGCAGTGTCTTGTGCTGGAGACAAAGCAAATGGAGGAGAATCACACCGCCGCCACCATTGCGCAGAGACTTGGAGAAGTGGCTGACAAATACGAAATTCCAGGATGTAAAAGGGTCGCTGTGGTACACGACAACGCCGCAAATATGATTTTGTGTGCAGATATACTGGGTCGGGAGGAGAAATGGGCAGGCGTTAAAGGAATCAGATGCGCTGGACACACCTTACAGCTGTGCATCAACGCCACTCTCAATCAAGACCCCATCTGTCGCACTGTGGCTGCAGCCAGACACCTTGTGGCTCATTTTAAGAAGCGAGCAAAAGCCAGAAAGGGACTAAAGGAGAAACAGAAACAACAAAAGGTGGTTGAACACGTCCTGATCCAAGACGTTTCCATGCTGTGGAATTCTTCTCAGACCATGCTAGCGCGTCTGATAGAACAGAGATGGCCCGTAACAGCAGTGCTCTCCGACCCCAACTACACCGGGAAAAATGAACGCAACCTTGATCTCACCACAGCGCAATGGAACATAGCAGAGGACATTTCGAATGTGCTGAagccgattgtcactctgacggAGTTGCAGTCCGAGGAGGAAAACGCATCATTATCTGCAACCATACCCATGCTGACCAACCTCAAACGCCGCCACTTGGCAGCAGTGGAGGACGACAGCCCTACCACTAAGAGTCTTAAAACAAGGCTGGTGGAGGAATCCGACAAAAGATGGCAGCTCAAAGACCAACTTTTTGAGAGTAGTTTATACGTCCAAGCAGCAGTCGTAGACCCCCGCTTCAAGCTGCTTTCGTTCCTTGACGATGCAAAACGGGACGTAGCCTACATCAACGTGTCCCAGCTGGCCGACCGTTTGAGCgccgagggagacagagacagctctACATCCACGGATGAAGAGGAGGTACCCGCACCAAAAAGAAAAAAAACGGACAAGGAGCGGGAGATTGATATGCTCATgtgtggagatggagagaaagaggatcAGGGAGATAGCAAAAAAGAAGTTAAGTATTATCTCCAAGATAGAACGAAAGTCGACGCTGGACCACTAGCTTGGTGGGGGAAAAATGAGGACAGGTATCCGAAGCTGGCCAGAGCAGCGAAATATCTCCTCTCCATTCCGGCCACCTCCACTCCATCAGAGCGGATCTTTTCCAAGGCAGGGTTTATATTCAATAAAACGAGGAGCAGCCTTCTGCCCGAAAATGTTGACAAGCTGGTGTTCCTGTCTCATAACTTGAAAAGATTGAGGAAGTAG